A stretch of the Aricia agestis chromosome 15, ilAriAges1.1, whole genome shotgun sequence genome encodes the following:
- the LOC121734373 gene encoding ras GTPase-activating protein 1 → MADMIRAMGAPIGPPMKDKLGSPSTESEDGGNDIAELAADLELDEADGPSTNGERQAVLAPPETEWYHGRLDRYTSEERLWAAGKHGSYLVRESDRKPGSYVLSYLGRTGINHFRITAVCGDYYIGGRQFDSLAELVGFYSHCSDLLKRERLVEPVPPPEPVNDKKRVVAILPYTKMPDTDELTFQKGDIFFVHNDMGDGWLWVTAHRTGEQGMIFRELVEDLDPSIDPNTVFSWFHPNCTKSEAVDMLVKAGPGSFLVRPSDNSPGDYSLFFHINNQIQRFRIEKKGVRYLMGGRTFECLDAVINRYRKEQIVEGHTLGQPLIAEGHQIEPQQNATGAAAEKIYATLRECRDQIGLKKMKGIKHQGYLHKKSDKGAKKWKALYFVLLQEGTDTHLYFYDSPKRTKPKGLIDLSCAYLYQVHESLWEREFCFQLVERALPCLSTHTFLAAASSSDLRDWLNALRPLCVPQQARHHCKVARVVWLRALRVRCVTAHRLPARLAPRPHLRLALGAAPVARTRPRPSPDPHWDDEFFFDDVPPDVTSFTITVHNTGKRGKESEVAELTIELANLANGEEVEEWYPLAGMTPIGEWGSLRLRIRYMQELVMPREEYNPLRQLLLEPGLPAVKALADLCRTDRQPLATSVLHAFSECGRGAELARELAAGELARESDHRALFRGASLATAVLDQFMHALCKPFLQAAIAETVQKLIDAKQSAELNPTKMDSPDDACNNAEFLLMILDQITLSIFTSPESCPRPVRYLCGCLQRAAVAKWPNERFVRTRVVSGFIFLRLICPALVEPRAWGLVAGSPPPHAQRSLLMVAKCLQNLANLVEFGAKEPYMEVVNPFILKNKERMVVFLDQLSNVQDPGNTPPNSNNNFDIAKELATIHHICVSHLSELQTLAKTQPAIRKLVTVTEMLTKHKHKYLEMIR, encoded by the exons ATGGCTGACATGATACGTGCCATGGGGGCGCCGATAGGACCCCCTATGAAGGATAAGTTGGGATCACCATCGACGGAATCGGAGGACGGTGGGAACGACATAGCGGAGCTGGCCGCTGACCTAGAACTCGACGAAGCAGACGGACCTAGCACTAATG GGGAAAGACAAGCAGTTTTGGCGCCACCTGAGACAGAGTGGTACCATGGACGTCTTGACAGGTATACCTCTGAGGAACGACTGTGGGCAGCCGGAAAACATGGCAGTTATTTGG ttcGCGAAAGTGATCGCAAGCCGGGATCTTACGTGTTAAGCTACTTGGGGCGAACCGGCATCAACCATTTCAG GATAACAGCGGTCTGCGGCGACTACTACATCGGCGGTCGTCAGTTCGACTCCCTGGCCGAACTGGTGGGCTTCTACAGCCACTGCTCCGATCTCCTGAAACGGGAGCGGCTAGTCGAACCCGTGCCTCCTCCGGAACCCGTCAACGATAAGAAG CGCGTGGTCGCGATCCTGCCGTACACCAAGATGCCGGACACGGACGAGCTGACGTTCCAGAAGGGGGACATCTTCTTCGTCCACAACGACATGGGCGACGGCTGGCTCTGGGTCACCGCGCACAG AACCGGTGAGCAAGGAATGATCTTCAGGGAGCTAGTGGAAGACCTGGATCCATCCATTGACCCCAACACGGTGTTCTCGTGGTTCCACCCCAACTGCACCAAGAGCGAAGCGGTGGATATGCTGGTCAAGGCTGGACCGGGGAGCTTCTTGGTCAG GCCATCTGATAACTCGCCTGGTGATTACTCCCTGTTCTTCCACATCAACAACCAGATCCAAAGGTTCCGGATTGAGAAGAAGGGCGTCAGATACCTCATGGGCGGGCGTACCTTCGAGTGCTTGGATGCCGTCATCAACAGATACAGAAAGGAGCAGATTGTAGAAGGACACACTTTGGGACAGCCT CTGATAGCAGAAGGCCATCAAATAGAACCCCAGCAGAATGCGACGGGAGCGGCTGCTGAGAAGATATACGCCACTCTCAGGGAATGCCGTGATCAGATCGGCTTGAAGAAGATGAAGGGTATCAAACACCAAGGCTACCTCCACAAGAAGTCAGACAAGGGTGCCAAGAAGTGGAAAGCGTTGTACTTCGTTCTGCTCCAAGAGGGAACGGATACGCATTTGTACTTCTATGACTCTCCGAAGCGAACCAAGCCGAAGGGTCTTATTGATCTCTCGTGCGCTTATCTATATCAG GTGCATGAATCCCTATGGGAGCGGGAGTTCTGTTTTCAACTGGTAGAGCGCGCTCTACCTTGCCTGTCGACGCATACGTTTCTCGCGGCCGCTTCGTCCTCAGATCTGCGGGATTGGCTGAACGCGCTGCGACCGCTCTGTGTGCCGCAGCAGGCGAGGCATCATTGCAAG gTGGCGCGCGTAGTATGGCTACGTGCGTTACGCGTACGCTGCGTGACCGCTCACCGTCTGCCCGCTCGGCTGGCGCCGCGCCCGCATCTACGTCTCGCGCTCGGCGCCGCCCCCGTCGCCCGCACGCGGCCCCGCCCCTCGCCCGATCCGCACTGGGACGACGAGTTCTTCTTCGA tgATGTCCCACCAGATGTAACTTCCTTTACTATCACCGTTCATAATACCGGAAAGAGAGGAAAAGAGTCTGAA GTGGCAGAGCTGACAATAGAGTTGGCGAATTTAGCGAATGGAGAAGAGGTTGAGGAGTGGTATCCTCTAGCGGGCATGACGCCTATTGGGGAGTGGGGGTCGCTACGGTTGCGTATAAG ATACATGCAAGAGCTGGTTATGCCGCGCGAGGAGTACAATCCGCTGCGGCAGCTGCTGCTTGAACCCGGCCTGCCCGCTGTCAAGGCGCTGGCTGACCTCTGTCGCACAGACAGACAGCCGCTGGCCACAT CGGTGCTGCACGCATTCTCGGAATGTGGGCGGGGGGCGGAGCTAGCGCGCGAGCTGGCGGCGGGCGAGCTAGCGCGCGAGAGCGACCACCGCGCGCTATTCCGAGGCGCGTCGCTCGCCACCGCCGTGCTAGATCAGTTCATGCACGCGCTCTGCAAGCCCTTCCTCCAG GCGGCGATAGCTGAAACTGTGCAGAAGCTCATCGACGCCAAACAATCGGCAGAGCTGAACCCCACCAAAATGGACTCGCCCGACGATGCTTGTAACAACGCCGAGTTTCTTCTCATGATACTGGATCAG ATAACGCTGTCGATATTCACGTCGCCGGAGTCGTGTCCGCGGCCGGTGCGCTACCTATGCGGCTGCCTGCAGCGCGCCGCCGTCGCCAAGTGGCCGAACGAGAGATTCGTGCGCACGAGAGTCGTCTCAG GGTTCATATTCCTCCGGCTGATCTGCCCGGCGCTGGTGGAGCCGCGCGCGTGGGGCCTCGTCGCGGGCTCGCCGCCGCCGCACGCGCAGCGCTCGCTGCTCATGGTCGCCAAGTGCCTGCAGAATCTCGCCAACCTTGTCGAGTTCGGTGCCAAG GAGCCATATATGGAAGTAGTGAATCCGTTCATCTTGAAGAACAAGGAGCGCATGGTTGTGTTTCTGGACCAACTGAGCAACGTGCAAGACCCTGGCAACACTCCGCCAAACTCCAACAACAATTTTGATATTG CCAAGGAGCTAGCTACGATCCACCACATATGCGTGTCGCATCTCTCCGAGCTACAGACGCTGGCGAAGACTCAGCCGGCGATACGGAAACTGGTGACCGTCACCGAGATGCTCACTAAACACAAGCACAAGTATCTCGAGATGATCAGATAG
- the LOC121734380 gene encoding protein prenyltransferase alpha subunit repeat-containing protein 1, which translates to MEDDKFALVEKIIKDINNVLSKSPDVYTFDIIPLDNNQQNKSPVLFLENCLGLESWCVKHVYMYCYSELIDKFCYKQKRHAKKFSTINSDRLVRLLNVILLLNPDIGTFWNKRRDIVQDMLLDKIYELHYSRLILSRKPKCNDAFAYRRWILDKIFQDESVSNIDSLVNDELNICELASDKCPNNYHSYCHRKWLVNNLKTVPKYTNMDSLYVKEYNFSERSTSKHVSDYSCFHYRQFCVKNILHLTSSSWKTLKSSLDIDLRKVMVRILAANFPKDTTVQASEENLIAYSEENLMNLLLAYTHRNCYCVVDFVHLCRKLEILFYELSINNELICFYKHHETLWYHRRFILHEIIVVMYDHFGLVRHNGALVKKMCKMCNNIDIRQKQNKIVRYDSNRIYSSVLFQAVITHEIRFINDRRDDGDNYADRHQKYLKFVEGLNSVL; encoded by the exons ATGGAAGACGACAAGTTTGCATTGgtggaaaaaattataaaagatatTAACAATGTTCTTTCTAAATCCCCTGATGT GTACACATTCGACATAATACCATTGGACAATAATCAACAAAACAAATCCCctgttttattcttagaaaatTGTTTGGGCTTAGAGTCCTGGTGTGTTAAGCACGTTTACATGTATTGCTATTCAGAATTAATAGACAAATTTTGCTACAAACAAAAAAGGCATGCAAAAAAGTTTTCTACAATAAACTCAGACCGTCTTGTTAGATTACTAAATGTGATACTCTTATTAAACCCAGATATAGGTACATTTTGGAATAAACGAAGGGACATAGTCCAAGATATGTTGCTGGACAAGATTTATGAATTACATTATTCAAGATTGATTTTGTCAAGAAAACCCAAGTGTAATGATGCATTTGCATATAGACGGTggattttagataaaatttttCAAG ATGAATCTGTATCAAACATTGACAGCTTAGTAAATGACGAGTTGAATATTTGTGAATTAGCATCGGACAAGTGCCCTAATAACTACCACAGCTATTGCCACAGGAAGTGGTTGGTTAATAATCTAAAAACAGTTCCCAAATATACAAACATGGATTCTCTCTATGTCAAGGAATATAATTTTTCCGAAAGATCAACTTCGAAACACGTTTCTGATTACAGTTGCTTTCATTATCGACAgttctgtgtgaaaaatatattacatctTACCAGCAGTTCATGGAAGACCTTGAAGAGTTCTTTAGATATTGACCTCCGAAAAGTAATGGTCAGGATTTTAGCTGCTAACTTTCCAAAGGACACAACGGTACAAGCTTCAGAAGAAAACTTAATAGCATATTCTGAAGAGAATCTAATGAATCTACTACTCGCTTACACACACAGAAATTGTTATTGTGTGGTTGATTTTGTGCATTTGTGTCGAAAACTTGAGATTCTTTTCTATGAATTGTCAATTAATAATGAGTTAATATGTTTTTACAAACACCATGAAACATTGTGGTACCATCGGAGATTTATTTTGCATGAAATAATAGTTGTGATGTACGATCATTTCGGGCTGGTGAGGCATAATGGAGCCCTCGTCaagaaaatgtgtaaaatgtgcaataatattgatataagacaaaaacaaaataaaatagtgAGATACGACAGCAACCGCATCTATTCCAGTGTTTTGTTCCAAGCTGTTATAACACATGAAATACGATTTATAAATGACAGAAGAGATGATGGTGATAATTATGCAGATAGACATCAAAAGTATCTTAAATTTGTTGAAGGTCTTAACAGTGTTTTATAA
- the LOC121734388 gene encoding protein kish-A translates to MSALFNFQSLLSVILLLICTCAYLRSFFPSIMDRNKTGLLGTFWKCARIGERKSPYVATCCIIMAFTILFLT, encoded by the exons ATG AGTGCACTATTCAATTTTCAAAGTTTACTATCAGTTATTCTACTTTTAATATGTACCTGTGCATATTTGAGATCATTTTTCCCAAGTATTATGGACAGGAATAAAACTGG GTTGCTAGGAACATTTTGGAAGTGTGCACGTATTGGTGAAAGAAAGTCTCCTTATGTAGCTACTTGCTGTATAATAATGGcatttactatattatttttaacatag